The DNA region TGTGGTGTAGGTTCTCGCTGTACAATAGCCCTTCTTGCCCTCATTGTACTTTAAGCTCAATCTTCTATAAAGGTAGGTATCTGGTTGCTACAGTCGGGGTGAAAAATACTAAGCTGGTAGATAGCACGTTTAAACTTTAACGGAAATTCGGAATCGCATTCATCGGCGGTTCAAAATTCCTCATTGGCGAACTACCTGTAATTACATTATGTTTGATGCTCTATCTGACCGTTTAGAAGCCGCCTGGAAAAAACTGCGGGGACAGGACAAAATTTCTCAATCCAACATTCAAGATGCATTGCGCGAAGTGCGCCGCGCCTTGTTGGAAGCAGATGTCAATCTCCAGGTAGTCAAAGATTTTATTAGCGAAGTCGAAGCTAAGGCACAGGGAGCCGAGGTGATTACTGGCGTGCGACCTGACCAACAGTTCATCAAAATTGTTCACGATGAATTGGTGCAGGTGATGGGAGAAGAAAATGTTCCCATCGCAGAAGCCCAGGAACAGCCTACTATTGTGTTAATGGCTGGGTTGCAAGGTACTGGTAAAACCACAGCTACCGCTAAGTTAGCCTTACATTTGAGAAAATTAGATCGTAGCTGTTTATTGGTGGCGACAGACGTATATCGCCCAGCAGCGATCGACCAGCTGGTGACGTTAGGTAAGCAAATTGACGTACCAGTATTTGAACTAGGAAGCAATGCCGATCCCGTAGAAATTGCTCGACAAGGTGTAGAACGCGCAAGAGCAGAAGGTGTAAATACAGTAATTATTGATACTGCTGGTCGTTTGCAAATTGACGAAGATATGATGGCGGAATTAGCCCGCATCAAAGCAACAGTCCAACCCCATGAAACTCTGTTAGTGGTGGACGCGATGACTGGTCAAGAGGCAGCTAATCTTACCAGTACCTTCCATGAGCAGATCGGAATTACTGGCGCGATTCTTACCAAGATGGATGGTGATAGCCGTGGTGGTGCAGCACTTTCGGTGCGAAAGATTTCGGGAGCGCCGATTAAGTTTGTTGGTGTAGGAGAGAAAGTCGAGGCACTGCAACCGTTTTATCCCGATCGCATGGCATCCCGAATTCTGGGAATGGGCGATGTGCTGACCCTGGTAGAAAAGGCCCAGGAAGAGTTTGACTTAGCAGA from Nostoc commune NIES-4072 includes:
- the ffh gene encoding signal recognition particle protein; translated protein: MFDALSDRLEAAWKKLRGQDKISQSNIQDALREVRRALLEADVNLQVVKDFISEVEAKAQGAEVITGVRPDQQFIKIVHDELVQVMGEENVPIAEAQEQPTIVLMAGLQGTGKTTATAKLALHLRKLDRSCLLVATDVYRPAAIDQLVTLGKQIDVPVFELGSNADPVEIARQGVERARAEGVNTVIIDTAGRLQIDEDMMAELARIKATVQPHETLLVVDAMTGQEAANLTSTFHEQIGITGAILTKMDGDSRGGAALSVRKISGAPIKFVGVGEKVEALQPFYPDRMASRILGMGDVLTLVEKAQEEFDLADAEKMQEKILSAKFDFTDFLKQLRMLKNMGSLGGFIKMIPGMNKLSDDQLKQGETQLKRCEAMINSMTRQERHDPDLLASSPSRRRRIAAGSGYRESDVTKLVGDFQKMRSLMQQMGQGGFPGMPGMFGGGGMGNAFAGAGNRPPAPGWRGYDGGAPATKKKKPKDKKKKGFGNL